atcatccttatagccctcctctggactctctctagtagatccctgtccctctccaactgggaagagagggacagggatctgctggcttcttttccttctctatcTCCTTTCCCAGCCAAAAAACAAAGGAACCACTCAACAAAGCTTCCTTGTTATTTGTTAGTGGAGAGGTATTCAAGTGGAGTGAAGAGGAAGCGAGTAGGGGAACATCccaggacagagcaggacaAATTGTTGACATTTCAGCATTATATTCCCCTCAGCAAAGCCAtcaatgatacagacttcatcattattttcttttttctacaACCAATGagctaatttctctcattaaactattccaattagcctcaaaccagcacacgtTGCTGGTTCAGCCCCCAAACCAGAAGGTAAAACACCAGACACCTTCAGTGTGTGCAGTGTAGGTGTTCTGCATGGTGCCTTactgtcctgcctgtgctcagTTTGGCCACAAGCAACAGCAGAGTTAAACACCAAACTCTTCAGGATAAAGAGGGTCTCTGTATTCAGGTACCCTGGCACAACCCAGCAGGTATGAGCTCCCATCTTCCCGAGGCTGACAAACTCATCTGTCTGTATCTCTCCCTCTCCAGTGCTGCATAGACAACTATGAAGAGATAgtgaagcttctcctcagccaCGGGGCCAATGTCAATGCAAAGGACAACGAGCTGTGGACTCCACTGCATGCAGCAGCTACGTGTGGTCATATCAACCTGGTGAAGATCCTCATACAGCAGTAAGTAGCTTCGTGTGTCTGTCCCTTTCTACAGATCTGGTTCTGCCCACAGCTTCTGTGGGTGGAAACTAAGACTGCTTAGTACCTTATGAGATTGCAGTGGTGGTGATTATTGCCTGCTTTCAGGCCATTCATGGGACTCCTTCCTtcttggaggaggaggaagcacagAAAGGCTGAGCAGACACAGTAAAATCCTAGGTGACTTGTCTCAGTTTCATGAAACTTCTGGAGCCTGCACCAAGATTAGCCACTTTTGGTCTATATTCTGGTGTGGACACATCTGGTTTTGTGCTTGTTGAACCAAGctcactggatggttggaaacaaGACAAGCCAGTAGGATCCTACCATCAAGCTCTTAAACATGACTTCAGATCTTCCAGCCACAAGGAAACACTGATGTAGGAGGCCAGCAACATGTTTCTGTGGCTCAAATACTTAGGTGATCTTTGTGACCTGTCTTTCTGGCTCTTAATTAGTAACCAGTTAGCTTCTTGTAATGCAATTGCTCCCCAGTGGTGTGATGGGGGTGCTTGCCCTGCATCTTGTCTTTACTAAGGCCCTGGAGCTCCAGTCTTTTCTAGTCTTTCCAGCAAGGAGGAAGACAGATGTGTTTTGGGCTGGAGCAGACAGTGCTGACTCTGTACAGAATTCTCTtctccatctgctggagtgaTGGTAGTAGTGAGGAGAGTGTGCTTTAGGATCACTGACATGCTGCTTggcacagcagtgcctgctgcctctcctgcatGGAAGGAGTCTTCTCCCTGTGGTGTTGCATCTAAGAGACTAGCACTGAAAACTGGGTCCTTCTTCTTCGGCCATATAATGGAGGAAGTGGAGCAGAGGATACAAACAATCATCCCTTGGTGTACATTCCCCCTTGGGTTAGGACATTTTTTGATGGGGGGGCATAAAAATAGAGCAAACAAATGTGGAACAATGTAGTGCATTCCTGACTCttatcacacaatcacagaatgtcaggggctggaagggaccttgaaagctcctccagtccagctcccctgccagagcaggatcagctatgccagatcacacaggaatgcatccaggtgggttttgaatatctccagagagggagtctccacaacccccctgggcagcctgtgacagtgttctgtcaccctcacagagaaaaaatcctcctcatgtttatatgGAACTTTGtgtgtctcagcttccaccattgccgcTTGTCTTGTCatctggcatcacccagcagagcctggctccagcctcctggcactcaccctttacatgtttataatcactggtgaggtcacctctcagtctcctcctctccaagcagcacagccccagctccctcagtccccctttgtaacagagatgttccattcccttcaccatctttctggctctgtgctggacactcttaagcagttctgtgtcctttttgaactcggggcccagaactggacacaatactccagattcagcctcaccagggcagagcagaggggcaggagaaccttatATGAAGATGAATTGTCATGGGAGATAGCTAAcaaggagaggagctggagttTGTGGTCCTGGTTGTCTCAGACTGCCCTGTGATGAGTAGTGGCCAGCAGGTATGGACTCCAGTAGCCTAATGTTGTGATCAGAaatattcttcccctggacttCCGAGGAGTGAGGTGATTTAATTTATTTGCTACAATCAAAAGTGTGCTTTACATGAAGTGTGTCACATGTCAAACACTGCCTTTGAAGGGAATGTTACTGGTGATGTGATCCAGGACCCCTGAAGatcagcagaggaagcagcccACAAAAGATGTCCAGttccttgcttttgttttgttttattgacTGATTAAACTACCACTGGCACTTTGCAAATGTGAATTTCAATGTTGTTTGCTCTGCTTGGGCAGAGGGGTTAAAATCAAGAAGGAAACAGGAATTTAAACACAAGTGGATACTGTGTGTGGTCCTTCCAAGGCTGGTAACTGTCAAGGTAGATCAGAATTCAGCTGGCACTATTTAACAGCTAGCTGAAATGGCACAGGTCAGAAGGTGCTGGAAATTTTCTGCTGCCTGGGAACATGGGGACAGTAATGGGTTCAGTTAGCAGTTTTCCTTCCAAAGAGTGACCTCCTCGAGGTCATTTGAGCACTTAGAGAAATGCTTTTGGACAATCATAAAGAAAAATTCACCAGTTGTCAGGATATTCTATTCATTGCTGTGTTTGTCAGCCTGCCCTTGGCTAGATGGAAGGCTCTCTTCCTCCACTGTTTGGCCCCTGtcttccccagcttctctggTCCTTGTGAACCTTTCACTGAAGGATTTCCAGCTGCCCAGGTAACAAGCACTTGGCAGTTGCTTGGCATTGTTATCCAGAAATCCAGCAAATAAATCTCTTCTCTCACTTAGAAGCTGCCAGCCTGTCTGGTGCCAGGCCCAGGAGAGGACAGGAATGGCTCAGTAGCTCTTGTAcccacagcccaggcaggaggTGTGGTGTGCTGCTCATCTTCCACCTCTGAAACTCATCTTCTCCATTCACAGCTCCAAGGCTTTGCTTCAAACCTTTCTTACCTCACACAAATCCTGATGATATTTGGGCAACTGTTAAACCCCAGCTGGTTGTTGCTAAGCATTTCTTCCAGTGTTTGGCACTGAGCTCTAGGATGCCTGAGGTTCTCTCTCGCTTTTTCCTTGTAGTGGAGCAGACTTGCTGGCAGTGAATGCAGATGGCAACATGCCATATGACCTctgtgaagatgagccaactcTGGATGTCATTGAGACCTGCATGGCCTATCAAGGTAAGGAGAGTGAGTTCATGTCAAATACAAAAATGGGTCAATGGAGTACTAAAAATTACCTTGTTCCTTAGCTCTTGATTTGTCTCTAGagaacagcagagagctgctgcctggcataAATCCTTGGCACCTGACTCTGTTTAGCTTCTCTGGTTCCTAAATGATGATGAGCATGAAGGGCAGCTGTCAGTGCCCCCAGCTAAACAGCCTCTGGAAAGGATATGAGGTCCTATCAGCCAGGACTTATTAAATCTAATTTTACTCAACCAGTGGAGACATCTCCAactcttctctccctaactgGAATTTTAACAGGAATCACACAGGAAAGGATCAACGAGATGCGGGCTGCTCCAGAGCAGGTCATGATCTGTGACATTCATGACATACTTGCAACTGGACAGGACCTGAACAGGACAGATGCCCAAGGTGCTACGTTGGTGAGTGAAACTGCTGTGGCTTCACATATGTCTTCTTCCAGCCTGCAGGTTATGAAACCTGCCCCGTGGCAGGAGTTACACAAAATCAACACATGGAAGgcactgagagcagagagcaaggtATTTTAGTCTTTCCCCCTGTTGTAGCTGTTGTCACATAGACGACAGAGGAACAGGCTCTGTCTGTGAGTAGAGCCAACAGAGCTTTTTGGAGCCAATGCCTTCTTGGTGTGAGTTCTCTCAGCTGTCCAGCAGCTCAGGCCCTGCAGCAAGGCTGTTAAGCTCCTGGGCCCTTTCTACAGTAGCTGGTACCAGCAGCTTCTAAGGAAAGGTGCAGTAAATCCCACAACGAGGAgctgcaggacacagcactcctgcTGACCTCTGGGGAAACGGGAATAAATGACCTCCCAGGAACCTCTTGCTTCTTGCAGTCTGATCTGATTGCCACAGAGGAGACATGAGAGTCCTCTGGTTCTCTTGGGGCACTCTGGAGactttctgcctcctcttctttttgctTTGCATAGCATCTGGCTCGTGCTGAGTCTCTGAAGTGTTGTGTTTATTCAGGTAGGATGGCATCTGCCCCTGGGCAGAGAAGAGCTCTCAGGACAAACACACAGCACAAGGCAAGCTGGCATCTGGCTGAACTGGGCAGGGACCCAGAAAGGTGAACAATCCTAGTGGTGTTTCCTGCTTTTTTCACCTGCAGACTTGTCTCTTAAGTCCTTGTGTACAGCAGCCCTAATGTAGGGTAAGTTCAATAGTGCCATCATATGCACTGGGACTTGGATATGACCCTGGTCATCTGAAGCCTGGGTCCAGACAGAACTGATGTCATAGACTTAGAGAATGgtgaggtttggaagggacctctggagatcatctagtcccacacccctgctaaagcaggtagACCAGGAACAaatctaggtgggttttgaaagtctccagacatGGAGATATAAACTGGCCACTTGGTGTCACTTCTTTGATGGTCAGACCATGGAAGTACACTCAGGTTCCTTAATCTAGATTGGTACCTATAGCATATACTAGAGTGTAAGGGGAGGGCAGGCTCCCTCCAAGATAAACTTGGGTGACTGAAGAAGCTTTTATTACAGCTTTTGAATTGTTTTTAAATACATTGTCCCTTTAACAAGGATTATATACAGAGATTTAAGTAGACCTCCTGGCTTCTTGCTTTTTATCACTCCCCAGTGAATCCTTGTTAATGCTTATGGCCTCCAGAGGCTATGAACTGTTCCTGTAAAATCTGTGGGGGAATTTAAGTGAATTGTCAGCAAGCATCAGAATTTATTTCCAGATGAGGGCTTTAACTCTGTGTGGTGGAATCCACATGGAAAATTCTGAAAAGAAGCTTTTATTCTCCTTTTCAGTACAGTTGAAATATGATCAGCTCTGAGTGGAGCTGACACCTTCAGAGCAGCGCACACAGGTCAGTGTCTTGCTCAGAGAGGCAACAGCAGACTGCAATCAAGAAAACACTCAGAGATATGAAGAGTCAGGGGCAACTGAAGGAAACTATTATTGAGGTCTCCAAAGTGGTGGTTGTAACTGGAAGCCAAtgtcttaaaaaaaatcatattccCTTAATTAAGAGTAGCCAAGGACTGAAATGGCTTTGAAATGGTGAAAATAATGATAGCGTGAGTGGAAGTGCAGATGCACAAAGGGAGCTCTGCCTAAAGCAGGATGAAGATTTGATTGCAAAGTTGCATCCAGAGCACTTAAGTGGGGGAGAGGAGACGTTCTTCTGGCacgaggagctgcagaggttaCAGTGGGTGATGTTCTTCACTGCAGATTTGCCTTTTGCTTGCGCTGTTTCCCTACATTTGAGGGAAGCACTTAAGAATCCTTACTGCAAAACACAAATCCTTTATTGTTCTAGCCTGTATATGTAAGGTATTTTCTGaactctcaagcagtttcctCTCCAAACAGAATTACATGCAGGTAGTTCCAAGTGTCAGCAACAGGAATAACCTGCTTTTGCCCTGATGGCATGTGCCAAATAGGAATTGTCCATCTATCCAGATCTAGTCTAAGGTTATCCAAGAGACTTCATTGCAGTGTGGCACATAAACCCAGTGGTAGTCCTTGCAGGTGGCTAATACTCTGTTCCTTATCTCCTAGCTGCATATAGCTGCAGCCAATGGTTATCTGCATGCAGCTGAAGTACTGCTTGACCAAGGGGCAAGCCTGGATGTGAAGGACTGGGACGGCTGGGAACCTCTTCACgctgctgctttctggggaCAGGTAATGATTTTGTTGCAGATGTCATACATGAAGATGTCATTTCTTTCTGCCTGCATAAATTGTGGAGTACTCTACAATCTGTACTGGGCCTGGACTCTCAGAACAGCATCAGATGAGGTCCTGGGGGGTGCAAGAAAGAATCTGTTTACTAAGAAAGTTCAGAGAGAATCTCTGTGCAGTTGAATGGTAGGAACAGTGTTGAACATCACTCACACAGCAGAATAATTTGAGGTGAGTTGAACATGAATGCCATGGTGTCATTTCTTATTCTGTTTTTTCAGCTTCAGGGAGGAAAGTGATTGCCTCAAATACCTCTACCAACTtggctttctttccctttctttagaTGCAGATGGCTGAATTGCTTGTGTCCCATGGGGCTAGTTTGAGTGCCAGGACATCTTTGGATGAGATGCCAATAGGTGAGCTTATCAAGcttaaaaaatataaaaagaaaTTGCTAATAAAAGTTTTTCTCCTAAGGATGCTGGAGTCTTCACATGGTGCTTTCAGGAGCATTCATGTAATTTTCCTTTGGAATCCAAGTTGCAATGATGTTAATGGAGATTGAAGTTCCAAAGGACCAACTTTGTTACTTCTGAAAatgcttctctctgctcagaaaaacaagagagaaggaattcctgcagcaggctccctcagcccatcctcatAGCACAGGTGTTCCAACTCTTGAATCATCTGTGCAGCTCTCCTCTGAGCTCCAATAGCTCCGTGTccttatgatggggacaccagaactggatgcagtattccaggtggggtctcaaaaGAGCAGAGTAATGGGGCATAATCATCTCTCTTAACCTGCTGGCTCCCAGTGAGCTTCCCAGCAATCCGTACCTCAAAGTCTCTCTCTTCAGAGCTACTCTCAACCTACTgtccacccagcctgtatttgtgtctGGAATtggcccaacccagatgcaggaccttgcacttcgATTTGTTGAACCTCGTGGCCCACATCCCAAGCCTTGAAAGAGCTTGGAATTACAAATGCTAGCATCTAACCATGGGTATATCTTGTAGCTGCACATACTAAGAAGGCACAGTTGGTAACATGGTGTTAATGGTACCACATTTGACCTGTCTGATGAATGGCTTGGTTTGTGCATGCCACAGATCTGTGTGAAGAGGAAGAATTCAAAGTCTTACTTCTGGAGTTGAAACACAAACACGACGTGATCATGAAGTCTCAGATGAGGCATAAATCCTCCTTGAGTCGAAGGACCTCCAGCACTGGCAGCCGGGGGTAAGTGTGTTGCTCCTTGTGGGGCACCTGATGCACAGCTTGGCCACTCAGATGCAGCTAGAGAGCACTCTATGGTCAGAGAACAGCCTGCATGTCCTTTCTCAATGGACTTTGAAAAGTGGAAGCTGACTGTGGGTTGCTGAATGCAGAGCTCCTTTGAATAAGAGGTGATGTTTCTTGGGGGCAAAATGGTTTTGTGCTGTTGTGGTTTAAGAACTGCTCTGAGCAGAGAAGCAAGCGTTGAGAATCGACCCTGTTAAACTGCTGTTACTGGTGTCAAAGAATCAGTGCTTCAAGTGGATTtaattgagcttctcatcaatagCTCTCATGGCCAAGTTGTGATCAGGCACAGTTCACACAGGTCTGTGTGTTTACTAGATGttatgggttggattggatctCCCCCCTCATCACAATAACCTTTCCTGGAAATCTGTCCCCCAAAGAGCAGTTGTTCTACACTCAGAACTTGGAAGCAAAAATGGAATTGTGTTTACAAAGGAAACTTAATAGAAGAATATAAAAGGGCAACAATAAATGCACAAAGTATCTTCACATGTATGTGCAGAGTTTAACAGCACAGGACTGCTCTGTACCCTTGATTCAGCTCCTTTATCCCCTCTGGGGACAAAGGGCCCCAAAGGCTAACACCACACACGCTCCTTCCCTCCACCCTGTATCTGCTGCAGGGTTAGAGGGAGGAAAGCACAGCCTGAAGTCCAGCAGAGCAGCGAGGGAAATAGACAGTAGCTTGTTCCACAGAGTATGAACTATTTCAGCAGACAGAAACTTTTTCCTTCAGACCCATTGAGTGAGGTGAATTTATCTTACTATAATGTGAACTCTGAGGAGTCTGCCCCTCTAGAACTTGTCTGAAATCTCTAGCAAATTCTGTTTAATTCGTTTCAAAGTATAACATTAGGCAACAAAGCAGTCTTGCAGACTGTGAAGCTCCCTGAACAGCTCATGGGGCCTTTCCTTCCACATCTTCTCCACTGGTTTTAGAGCAGCTCCATTAGGTGAGCTGTATGAGATCTAACACAGATTTGCAGTACTACTTCAAAACTCCTTAGAATTCCTCCCACCTTGAACACCCATACTAATGCCTTTGCTCTGTGTGGGTGCCAGGAAGCCAAATCCACGTTCCATTCCAGTGGGAGAGGCTGTGAAGCTCAAAGAGGAGATGAGAAGAGCTACAGGGTAAGAGGAAGTGTCATGTTCTGCTCACAGCTTTGATGTCCcacaggaaggtggtgaggaggGCCAGCCTTTCAGACCGGACCAACCTCTACAGGAAGGAGTGTGAGAAAGAAGCCATCGTCTGGCAGCAACTGGGGGCcacagaagaaggaagaaattcagcTCTCATTGGAGAAATGGGGGAGACTCGAACTGATCAGGAGAATACAGACCCTGTAAGGAATCTCTTCCCTCTGGTGGGAGTCATCCAGGAGAGCTGGTGGTGCTAGCTCAGTAGTCGTAGTAGTAGTAGCAGGTGGCCTGGTAGGGAGGGTGGCACAAGCAAAAGACCAAATTCTCATTTGGCACTCAAGTGGAAGGGCTGGTCTGGATTTACAGCTGCATAAATAGCTTTGAGACAGGGGGGCAGTGGACACCAGCTGGAATGCAGTAGGTTCTACATAAACATAGTGAAAAAATTCATCTCTGGAGTACACTGCCCGGAGAGGTTATGTAGCCTCTgtctcaaaacccacctggatgtgttcctgtgtgatttactctgGGTGCCCCTCCCCTAGCAGGAGAATTGGACTGGGtggtcttcagaggtcccttccaacccctactagtctgtgattgtgtgagaCTAGTGAAGTAAGAAGTTCAGCAATGTAGTGTGAGTATTTCCCTTTACAGCTAGCAAAGTGGTCCTCACAAAAGACCTGTGGTCTTGCTTGGCAGTTCCCCACCTCAGTTGTTGTCAAGTTGTATTAATATGCCTAtctctctgtgtcttttttGGATGAGTTGTTATGAGTTAATGTTCCATGTTCCTGATAGAGAACCAGCTCCTGACTTGGGCTCCCAGCATTATAAGGTCCTGTTAGTGAGTGATTGCAGTGTTTGAGCTGCAGTAGCTGTCTGGTAGAGGGGCTGAGTGTGAGCAGGCTAaggtttgctgctgttgctgcagcaAACCATGCTAAGGAGGACAGggaaaatgcttttctttcatGTCTTCTTGTTACAGAATTCAGTGCTGGAAAACTCTTCTCTCCTTCCGGAGTTAGCAAACAAAAGCACCCAGTGTGACTCTGAAATCCCTCTCCAGAACGGACTCATGGCTTCTGCCAGCCCTTACCAGTACACCTTCTCCAACGGAGACATTTGGAGTGTGCACACTGACCTTGACAGTAACGCAGGCCACATGCTGCCCTACGGCAACCCTGGGCTCCCtgacacacagcagctctggggacccTACAAGGAACACAACCACCAAACGCTCTCTGAACTTAAGCGGCAGCGAGCTGCAGCCAAACTCCTCCAACACCCTTTCCTCAGCAcccacttcagcagcagcatgggaGGAGTTGCTGAGAATGGGGGTGAGGCCAAGTCGCACCTAATTGCATCCAGGACTTCTCCCTACAGCTCCAATGGGACCTCAGTGTATTACACAGTGTCCAGTGGTGATCCGCCCCTCTTGAAATTCAAAGCTCCCATGGAGGAAATGGAGGAGAAGGTGCATGGGTGCTGCAGAATTTCCTAGTCTCAGCTGTTTCTCACCCCAGAGGAAACAAGGTGTGGGTGGGCTGGTTGGACCTATCGCAGCAGCCAGGTTGTTTGCATTCCAAAGGGAGAATTTGGTTATGGACATCCTGACTGTGGTGGCCTCGTTCACCTTGAATTGTACTTtaccctgcctgctgcttccatTGCAGGTGAATGAGTAATGCAGGTGGAGCAAGGCTCTTGGGAGAGGAAGGGATGTGCATCTGTAGCCACTGTAGTCTTGGTCCCTGGAGGAGGAGGTGTGGTGCATTGCCTCCTTGTCCTTGGGAAGTTAAGAGATGCCTCGGAACAAAGGAAGGATCTGAATTGAAGTTATTGCATCTGAGCCTCTTGCTGTAAGTCGCCAAGCTCCTGGAAGGTGACAGTTCCAACCTGAATTTTCACTCTTGGGTGATGTTCGTATCCTGGAGGGAAGATCAACCCCACAGTGAGGTTTGCAAGAGCAGACAGAGCTGTTGTCCCGACAGCTGGATCCAGTACTTACAGACCCC
The window above is part of the Pogoniulus pusillus isolate bPogPus1 chromosome 29, bPogPus1.pri, whole genome shotgun sequence genome. Proteins encoded here:
- the PPP1R16B gene encoding protein phosphatase 1 regulatory inhibitor subunit 16B, with product MDAHVDLLTELQLLDKVPTLERLRAAQKRRAQQLKKWAQYEKEMQHKKRKHEKKRNTVSRKKVSFEASVALLEASLRNDLEEVCYLLKSNISPDLCNEDGLTALHQCCIDNYEEIVKLLLSHGANVNAKDNELWTPLHAAATCGHINLVKILIQHGADLLAVNADGNMPYDLCEDEPTLDVIETCMAYQGITQERINEMRAAPEQVMICDIHDILATGQDLNRTDAQGATLLHIAAANGYLHAAEVLLDQGASLDVKDWDGWEPLHAAAFWGQMQMAELLVSHGASLSARTSLDEMPIDLCEEEEFKVLLLELKHKHDVIMKSQMRHKSSLSRRTSSTGSRGKVVRRASLSDRTNLYRKECEKEAIVWQQLGATEEGRNSALIGEMGETRTDQENTDPNSVLENSSLLPELANKSTQCDSEIPLQNGLMASASPYQYTFSNGDIWSVHTDLDSNAGHMLPYGNPGLPDTQQLWGPYKEHNHQTLSELKRQRAAAKLLQHPFLSTHFSSSMGGVAENGGEAKSHLIASRTSPYSSNGTSVYYTVSSGDPPLLKFKAPMEEMEEKVHGCCRIS